CCGCGCCGGGCGCGGCCGTGCTGGATATGTGCGCCAGCCCCGGCAGCAAAACGGGATTTCTGGCCCAGCTCACCGGGCCCACGGGTTTTGTGCTGGGTAATGAACCCACCCCTGCCCGCCTGGGCACCTTGCGGGCCAATCTGCACCAGATGAACCTGCTGCACGCGGCCACCTGCGCCTACAGCGGGGACGCCCTGCCCCTGCGCCCGCAAAGCTGGCGGGCCATCCTGCTGGACCCGCCCTGCTCCGGCTGGGGCACGGCGGCCAAACATCCGCAGGTGCTCAGGCTCTGGCGCGGGGATAAGATTGACAACCTCACTGCGCTGCAGCGCCGCCTGCTGCGCCAGGCCGCGCGGCTGCTGGCCCAGGGCGGACGGCTGGTCTACTCCACCTGCACCACCAACACCGCTGAAAATGAAGCGCAAGTGCACTTTGCTGAAGAAGAACTGGGCCTTGTGCGCGTGCCGTTGCCCCCTTTCCCCGGTTTTGTCTGGGAAGAACAGCCCGGCGGGGAAGGCACGCTGCGCGTGGATGGGGAGCGCTCCGGCGCGCAGGGCTTTTATGTGGCTCTGTTGGAAAAACCCGGCACGGTCACGGGGCCTTTGCGGGACGTCGCTGCCCCTGACGCTGCAGTTGCGTCTTCCGGGGAATTTTCTGCCCCGCCGGATGCGGGCCCACGCGGCGGCCGAGCGCCCCGCCGCCACGGCAACCGCGCTGCGGGCCAGCCCCTGGGCCAGGAACTGCCCCGCACGGCGCTGGACGGCCCGGCCGGGACTGGAGCGCGCCTGCCGCCCGGAGCGGCGGTGGTTTTTGGAGATCATGTGCGCTTTGTGCCGGAGCAGGCCCCTGCCCTGCTGCCGCCGGAACTGGTCTGGCAAGGCGGGCTGCTGGGGCGGCGGCAGGGCAGCGGCCTGGACCCTGCCCCGCGCCTGCGCGCCTTGTTGCCGGAGCGGCCGGAACCGCGGGCCAGCCTGGTGCTGGACACGCCGGAGGAAGTGACGGCCCTGCTCAGCGGGCAGAGCCGTCAGACGGGCCTTGGCGGCCGTTGGGCCGCCCTGTGGTGGCGCGACCTGCCCCTGGGGTTGGTAGCCCTCAAACAGGGCCGGGCCGTGGCGGGCTTTCGCTGAGGCGTCCTGGCCCGGAGTCTTGGCGCAAGTAAGCAATCAGCCCCCGCCGCCGGTGCAGTACGCATGTCGGCGGCGGGGGCTGTTTTGGTCGGCTGCTTACGCAACCGTCAGGGCATTGCAACGTTGCAATACCCTACATGCGGATGCTGTCGCGAATGTCTTCCAGCCGGGCCTTAGTGAAGAGCAGATAGGAAAGAATCAGCTCGCCGGAATTGAAGGTGGAGGTGATATAGAGAGGATCATAAGTGGCGATGCGGTCCATATATGTCATGGCTGCAGCCATATTTTCCTCGTTGTTTTTGGCCTTGATCTCTGGATAGAGTTGGTAGAGGGCGTTGACGAAGTCGCGCAGCACCAGCACGATGCCCTGTACCTCATAGATGCGGTTGTCCAGCTCATAGAAGGGCAGGCTCTGGGCGTTTTCCAGCAGGCCCTGGGCGTAGCCCAGCATGTTTTCTCCGGTCATGGTCACAAAAGAGGCGTAGAGATCGTCCGTGCGGCAGTTGTAAACCCCTGTGCCTTTATCCAGAGAAGTCTTGTAGTCCTCCAGCAGTTTGAGCCCTTTTTTGTAGGAACCTTCGGCCGAAGGGAACATGAAGCTGCGTGGATCAATGGCGAAGCTGTTGATGCGGGCTTTGTAGAGAAATTCGCTTTCCCGGTCGCTGGAGCCCAGCTTGGCGATCTGGCTGGAATAGAGGTCCAGCAGAAACTTAGTGGCGTGGTACACTCCGTACTGGCGGTAGGCGCGGTTATCCAGAATAAAGCGGTTAAAAATAATGTCGTTGAAGCTCCAGCCAAAGGTGGAGTCGAGCTCGCGGCGCATCTGGTTGCTGATGGAATCCAGCAGAATTTTACCTTTTTCTGTGTCCGGCAGATCGGCGGCCGCGGCAGGCACGTTCATGGCCTGCGGAAAGGTGGTGCGGTCCACAAAGCTGTAGGCGCGCTGCAGGCCCCAAGCCACCAACAGCACGCCTACCAGCAGACAGGCCTGCACAGCCAGGGTTTTCAGTACCACCTGCAGTTTCAGGACGGCGGGAAGTTCGGGCAGTTTCATGGGTCTCCTCACTTGGGGCGGATAGGGAAAGGGAATCGCCGCATGGCGGTTGGAACACCGGCCCCGCTTGTACAAGCTAATACAGGGGCGGCCGTTAGTACAGGGGGGCGCCCCGGCGCGGGCGGCTTTTGCCCCCCGGCTGCGTCAGCGGGCCGTTGCGGTCCGGGGCTGTACCAGAAGAGCACTATCCCCGTCCCGCAACGGCCCACGTCCTTGCCGGAGAACAAAATTCATCCCGCACCGCAGTCGGAGGCGACAGATATATTGGGGTATCGGCGCGGCGTGTGCTGCGGGTGTGGAAAACATCGCAGCTATTCTGAACATATTCAATGTAACAGCAAGTTGTATTTCGGCCAGGGTATGCCTGGCGCAGTTCTGGGAGAGAAAAAGTTTTTTGAAGGATGGGGGGTGTGGGGGGAAGGGAACTTTTGTTCACAAAAACTCCCTTCCCCCCACAAAATCTCCCTTCCCCCTACAGATTCTTTTCTCACGTTTTTCGTTCGGCCAGGGCCAGTTCGGCCAGGGCGTTGACGCAGGTGGCGGCCAGGGCAGAGCCGCCCTTGCGCCCCAGGAGGGTGAAGTGGGGCCAGGGGCTTTGGTGGAGCAGGGCTTTGGATTGGGCGGCGTTGACGAAGCCCACGGGCATGCCGATGATCAGTGCGGGGACGGGCGCTCCGGCGGCCAGGGCGTCCAGCAGGCCCAGCAGGGCGGTGGGGGCGTTGCCAATGGCCACGATTTGGCCGCCCATGCGGGGGGCCAGCAGTTCCAGTCCGGCGCGGGTGCGGGTGGTATCGCGGGTTTTGGCCAGCTGGTCCAGGCCGGGCAGGCTCATAATGGGTGTAACGCTGACGCCCAGGGGGGTAAGGCGGCGCAGGGGCAGACCGGCGGCGGCCATGCGGGTATCGGTAAAGACCGTGCAGCCGCGCAGCAGGGCGTCCAGGCCGTTGCGCAGGCCCTGGGCGCTCAGGCGCAGGTCGGGCACGATTTCCGTATCGCCCAGGGTGTGGACGCAGCGTCGGGCCACCTGCCAGAGCGGACCGGAAAAAGGGCGAGGTTCGGGGATTTCCGCATCAATAACGGCAAAGGAGCGGGCCTCAATGGTGGCCGGGGTGTGGGCCGGATCCAGGACGATTGCAGACGGCGCGGCGGTGGGGGCGGGAGCCGGGCCATGGGAGGGGGCGGGAGCGATAGGGGGCATGGAATTTCCTTGCGGGCGATGTTGCGTCGGCCCGGCGGCTTCAGATTGGGGGCAGGGCGCGCAGCCAGGTCCGCCAGAAGCGGCGGGAGCCCTCCGGGTAGCAGTGCAGCCAGGATCCGGCCACGGAGCCCAGACGGCAGCCTTCTTCGCGCAGCAGACCGCCCGCGCTGTCGTACAGCCGCCAGAGGGGGCGGCAGGCGGCGGGCAGGGGGCCGTCCTCCTGAGCATAGTGGTATTCGTGTCCCCGCGTCCAGAGGGGGGCGGCGGTTTGGGTGGGGGCTGGCCAGTCCGGCAAGGCCAGGGCCGCGCGGTAGCCCAGGGCCGCACGACGGTCGGTGAGGGTGCAGGTCTGGGGCAGCAGACCGCTCATGGGGTAGTCCTGGCCGGAGAGGTGCAGGGAGCGCATGAGATAAATGTAGCCGCCGCATTCGCCGTAGATGGGCAGGCCTGCGTCGGCCAGACGGGTCAGGGCCGTGCGGAAGGACGTGTTGGCCGCCAGGGCGGCGGCGTGCAGCTCCGGATAGCCGCCGGGAAAGTAGAGACCCGCGCAGTACGGGGGCGGCGCACTGTCCCGCAGGGGCGAGAAAACGGCCACCTGCGCCCCCAGTTCCTGCCACAGAGCGGGCAGGTCGGCGTAACAGAAGCTGAAGGCCGCGTCCCAGGCCATACCCACTACGGGGCGTCGTCGGGAACGGCGCGAGGGGCGCCGGGCGCGCGCCGGGGCGGCAGGCGGTGGCAGGAGAGCGTCGGCTGAGGCCGCTGCGGCAGGGTTGGGGGCGCAGGAAGTTGCGGCTGGCGGCGGGGCCAGGTCCGGCGGCACGGCGCGGGCAGCCGCAAAGAAACGTGTGGCCGGCGCTGCAGCCGCAACGGGCGCAGTTGCGCGATCTGCGGGGCTGCCTGCCGCCGGCTTGGCGGGCGGCAGGGGGCTTGCAGTAGCGGTTTGCTTGGCGGTCAGAGTGCCGGTCGGGATGTCGGTCAGATTGGCGGACAGCGCGCGGGCCGGATTGACGGCTGGATCGGGGGGCAGGCTGGGAGTCAGGCTGAGAGCGTGGCAGGCTGTGAGCCTGGCGGCACTGCCAGCGGGCAGGTCAGCAGGGGCTGCGCGGCCCACGGCAAGACCCAGGCGGCGCAGCAGCTGATCCAGGCGGCAGTTTTCTTCCATCCAGCGGGCCAGTCCGGCGCGGTCCATGAAGGGCAGGGCCTCGCGGGCCTCTACCAGGCCCAGATGGCGGGAGCGCAGATCGGGCGCGCCCTGGCGCGGCAGCAGGCCCAGCAGGGGAAGATCCTTGCGCAAAGGGGCCAGGGCCGTGCGCAGCAGGTCAGCGTGGCGTGGGCTGCCCACATGGGTGCAGATCAGGCCCAGAAAGGCAAGGGGGGCTTCGTGGGCGGCCCAGGCCGGGCGGTGGCGCAAAAAACCTTCGGCCACGGCCGCTGCGGACTGCCCCAGGCCGCCGGCGTGCAGACAGAGCAGCACGGGCAGGCCCAGCCGGGCCGCCAGAAGGGCCGTGCTGCCTGCGCCCCTGTGTCCGCCGTCAAAAAGGCCCATGGCCCCTTCCACCACAATCAGGTCCGGCGGGCGGCCGGCCGCGTCGGGCGCGCAGAGCCGGGCGTACAGGCGGCGCAGGCCGGCGGGCAGTTGGCGGCCCGGCGTTGCTCTGGCCGTGGGCCGGGCCGCGCGGCACATCCAGGTATCCAGGTTGGCGGCGGGCTGGCCCGTAAGCGCGGCGTGGAAGGCCACGTCGATAAAGTCCGGGCCGGTCTTGGCGGCGCGCGCCGTCAGGCCTCTGGCGCGCAGGGCGCAGAGCAGGGCCAGAGTGCAGGTGGTCTTGCCGCTGGCGCTGCCCGTGCCGGCCACCACGCAGCCGGGGGGCGCGACAAGGGCGGGGGCGGACACGGGCGCTCCGTTCAGGCCCTGGCCGTGGCCAGCAGACGCGAAATAAGCTCGTGCAGCTTGACCGAAAGGGCCTTGAGGTCCGGCTTGGTGTACTGGGCGTCCGCACCCACCACTGCGCATTTGCGCGACAGACTCTCGTTGATCATGGAAGAAAAGATGGCCACGGGCAGCTGACGCAGCACGGGGTCTTCTTTGATGTGCTTGCACAGGGCCAGGCCGTCCATGGCGGGCATTTCAATGTCTGTGATGACGCCCTGCACAAAGTCGAAAATGGGGCGGTTTTCCTGCTGGCAGCGGTCGCGCAGTTCCTGCAGGTAGTTCCAGGCTTCCTGCCCGTTGACGCGCTGTTCCACCACAAAACGTCCCTCTTTGTTGAGCAGGTCCAGAAGCAGAGAGCGGATGCTGCTGGAATCGTCCACATGCAGGATGCGATAGGTTTTGCCGTCCTTTTCGGTGAGGCCCGCGCCGTCAAAGCGCAGGGCCATGGCCGGGTGCAGCTCGGCTACAATGGCTTCCAGGTCCAGCAGAAAGATGACCCGTTCTTCCAGGCGCACCACGCCGGTGATGGAGCTGCGGCTCATGTTCTGCAAGAACTGGCCGGGGGCCTCCACATCCGTCCAGCTCAGGCGGTAGATGCGGTTGACCCCGGAAACCAGAAAACCCGTGCAGACCTTGTTGAACTCCGTAACGATGACCTTGGCGTCTTCATTGGTGATGGGGCCGCTGCCCAGAAACTGGGCCATGTCGATGAGCGGCACAATGCGTCCGTTGCGGTGCAGAAAGGCTCCCAGAAGAGCCTTGTGGCGCATTTCTGGCATGGCGGTCACGGGCTGGCGGCGGCCGATCTCCACCACCTTGGCCACGTTGAGGCCATAGTGGGCCTCGTAGCCGTCCTGATTGACGAAAAATTCGACAATTTCCAGTTCGTTGGTGCCAGTTTCCAGCAGAATATTGGTCTGGGCCATGCTCCCCTCCTTGGGCGGCCTGCCAGCAGGGGCCGCATAAAGCGTATGCCGGTGTTATCGGTTGTCCGGCAAAAACGTTTAGGCCGCGCCTTCCACCCTGTTTTCCGGCAAGTCTGTCCGGTCCGCATCTGTATCCCGCAGGGCGGCCCGGATGCGGCACACCCCACAGAGATCGCCAGAAGACGTGGGATAGCCGCACTGCGGGCAAGGCCGCAATGCCTGCCCCTGCTCCGCCTCGCGACGGGCAAAAACCGGGCGGCCGCGGGCCAGAAAACCCTGGTAGTAGTCCAGCTTGCGGCCGGGCATGGCCGCCTCCAGCTGCTGCAGCAGGCCCTTGAGCACGCTGAAGCTGGCCCCGGGGCTGTAAGGGCAAGGGGCATAGTGGTTTTCTATGCCCATGAGGAAGGCGTAGTTGGCCGTTTCAAATTCCGTAAGCCGCCAGAGCGGCTTGACCTTGCGCACAAAGCCGTTTTCACTGTCCAGACGCGGCCCCTGGTCCGAGAGGTAGGCCGTGTCCCAGCGTAGGGTATTGCTGAACAGGCGCGCCACCTCGTCGTCCAAATTGTGGCCGGTGGCCAGGGCGTCATAGCCATCTTCCATGGCGATTTTATTGAAGAAATAGCGTTTTATCTTGCCGCAGGCGGAACAGATGGGCCGGTGCAGCCGAGCCTTGACCAGCGGAATGGCCAGACCTTCCGTCACCATTTCTTTGACCATGAGCCGCAGGCCGTGCTTGGCGCAGAAGCGCTCGGTCACGCCGCGCGCCGCCGCCGAAGAACCGGGAATGCCCAAGTCAATGTGCAGACCTGTGACGTTGTAGCCCTGGCGGGAAAGCTCCAGCATAAGCGCCAAAGAATCTTTGCCGCCCGAAAGCGCCACCAGCACGCGTTCTTCATGGCTGAAGAGGTTCTGTCCCTCAATGCCGCGCGTCACCTGCCGGGCAAAAAATTCTTTGTAGCACGCGGGGCAAAAGGCCGCATTGTGGCTGCGCAGGGCCACCGCGGCCTCGGCTTTACAGATTTTACACTTCATGAACGGTCCGTTGCATCCTGTCTTTTTTGTTATATGGGGGAGGGGTTTTGGGTGGGGAAAGGAAACTTCCCAAAAACTTTTCCGCGCCGTACCGCTTTGCGGATTTTGAGCCCGTATCGGTGCAAGGGTGTAATACTGTGACAGTGTGAGCGGCCCCTGGCTGAAGACGAGAAGGCGCAGCCCGCGGCGTCAGCTCTGCCCTGCGGGCGCGGCCTCCGGCGCAATCCAGCCCAGTTCGCGTCCCCAGATCGTATAACAGCGGCAGGCGCGGGCGGCAAAGGCGTTCAGCCCCACCAGGGGGCGCAGGGCCGCGCTGCGTTCCGCCAGGCGGCGGCGCAATGGAGCGTCGGTCATCATTGCTATCATGGCCTTGGCCAGGGCCTGCGGGTCGTCCGGCGGCACCCACAGGGCGGGGCCGTTTTCCTCCATGCAGAGGTCGGGCGGCGGCACAGCTGTGCGCTGGGCGGGGCAAGGGCCGTCTGGCTGCAGTGCGGCCGCGTCCAGCCGTTCGCGGTGCAGAGGCGTGCGGGTGCAGATGTTGGGCAGGCCCGCCGCCATGCCGGACCAGAGAGTTTCGGGCAGCTCTTCCGGCGAGGTGCCGGGGGCTATCCAGACCCGACAGGCGGGCAAGGCCAGGGCCGGGGGCTGATCGTTGAGCAGGCAGAGCCGCGCGGCCACGCCCAGGGTGAGGGCCTCATCCAGCAGTTCCTGATAGCGCGGGCCGCCGCCCAGGGCGCGCACCTCCCAAGGGGGGAGGTCTTCCCGCTGCCAGATGGCGGCCATGGCGCGGGTGACGATCTGCGCGCCGGAGCGCGGGGCCAGGGCCTCGCCCAGGCCGAAGACGCAGCGCGCGCCCGCAGGGGAATCTTCCCGCGCCAGGGGGTGCTCCTCGGCTTCCAGAGCCATGCCTGGGGCCAGCAATACCTGGCGCGGGCCTGGAAGCCGCGGCGCCGACGGATCTGCGCGCCCGCCCTGCTCGCCGGGATCTGCCGCCGCAGTCAGACGCGCGCGGACATGCCCGGACCCACAAAAAATTTTGTGGGCGGCGTGCAGGGCAGGATTTTTGCCGTCCAGGGGCGGGCGCAGCAAAAATGCGTGGGCCAGTAAGGTGCTGCCGCACGGCCTCAGGCGGAGCAGGCAATGGCCCAGGGCCAGCGCTTCCTCGCCCACGGTCTGCACCAGCAAGCGGGCATGGCGGCGCTGCCAGCGCCAGAGGCGGAACAGGGTCAGCGGGTTGGCCGGGTGTACGCCGGGCAAAGGCAGCACGGGCAGGTTGAGGGTCATGGCCCGGCGATGCAGGGCAGAGCCCTGACGGCAGGCCAGCATGGGGGCCAGGGGACCGCCATCGCGCATATGCAGGGCCAGGGCCAGGGCGTGGTCCTCTTCCAGACGGGCCGTGCGCCGGGGGGAGCCCAGCTCGGCCCAGAGGCGCTGCTCTTCCAGAGTCGGCGGCGGCGCGTTTTGCGGGGCCAGCAGCAGAACGCGCATCAGCGGTGCAGCGGCCTTGCGGGATCGGGGCGTGACCCCGGCCGGCTGCCGGAAGGGCTGGAGGAAGGGAAAATGGCCGGGGCGTGCATGGAGTTTCTCCGGGCGTCGGGAAGGCCCGCGGCCTTCCCGACATCCCTGTGGATACGCTGGCGGAGTGGATCTCCGTCAGCGCAGAAACACGTTTTTATCTCGCACGCGCACCAGGTCGCGGCGGAGCAGCTCTTCGCCAATCTGCACGGCGTTGAGGGCCGCGCCTTTGCGCACGTTGTCGGCCACAATCCACAGGTTCAGCCCGTTGGCGATGCTTTCGTCCTCGCGGATGCGGCCCACATAGGTGGCGTCTTCGCCCACGCAATAGGCGGGCATGGGGTACATGAGTTCGCGCGGGTTGTCGAAGACGCGCACGCCCGGAGCCTGCGAGAGCATGACGCGGGCCTCTTTGGGGGTGATTTTCTTTTCCGTTTCAATGTTCACCGATTCGGCGTGGCAGTAGAACACGGGCACCCGCGCGCAGGTGGCCGTGACCTTGATGGTGGGGTCGTCAAAGATCTTCACGGTCTCGTTGACCATCTTCATTTCTTCCTTGGTATAGTCGTTGTCCAGGAAGACGTCGATATGCGGCAGCACGTTGAAGGCAATGCGATAGGGATAGACTTTGTTTTCCGGGTCGCGGGAATTGAAGAGATCGCGCACCTGGCGCTCCAGCTCTTCCATGCCCTTCTGCCCGGTGCCGGACACGGCCTGATAGGTAGAAACCACCACCCGCCGGATTTTTCCGGCGTCGTGCAGCGGCTTGAGCACCACCAGCATCTGGATGGTGGAACAGTTGGGGTTGGCAATGATGCCCTGGTGCGCGTCCAGGGCCTGGGGGTTCACTTCCGGCACCACCAGGGGACAGCGCTCGTCCATGCGCCAGGCGGCGGAATTGTCCACCACCACACAGCCCGCGTGGGCCGCGTGGGGCGCAAATTTCTGCGAGGTGGCCCCGCCGGCGGAAAAAATGGCCATGTCCACGCCGTCAAAGACGTCTTCTTTCAGTTCGTGCACGGTGAGTTCACGCTCGCCGTAGGGCACTTTGACGCCCTCGGAACGGGCGGAAGCGAAGGCCCGCACTTCCGTGGCGGGAAAGTCCCGGTCGTGCAGGGTCTTGAGCATTTCTCGGCCCACGGCGCCCGTGGCGCCCACAACGGCAACGGTCAGCTTTTTGCTCATCTGGTCGGCTCTCCTTGGGTAGTCGCTTCCGCTCCAGGCGGAGGGACAGCCAGTATAGACGTCTCCGACGCAAAAGGGAAGGCACTTCGGCAAGGGGTTGCTGCCGCATAATCATACTATTATAGTATTATTAAAATCATACTTATCAAATTTTATTGGATTAAATGGTGCAATCAGGAATTTTTTGTGCTAGGCATAAAACATACCTGCTTGCTAAGATATGGCCGACAAAAAGATTGCGGCGCGTGTCGGGCAAGCCCTTCACGGCAGATTGCCTATTTGCAACCTTGGGTGAGGTTTATGAAAAAACTGCTTATTCTTGGCGCCGGCGCCGGCGGGACCATGATGGCCACGAAGGTGAGAAAGCTCCTGAGCCCACGGGAGTGGGAGATAACTCTCATTGACCGCGACCCCGTCCACCACTATCAGCCTGGCTGGCTGCTGGTGCCTTTTGGCGTGGATACGCCGCAGGGCTGCGTTCGCCCCAAAAAAGATTTTATGGTGCACGGCGTCAATTTTGTGCTGGACGCCATCAAGGCCGTGGATGCGGAACACCGTAAGGTAGTCTGCCAGGAAGGCACTTATGACTATGACTGGATCATCGTGGCCACCGGGGCCAGAATCGCCCCTGAGGAGGTTCCCGGCCTCACGGACGACTGGGGCGGCAAGATCCATAATTTCTACACCCCCGACGGCGCGGCCGCCCTGTACGACAAGCTGAAGCATTTCAGGAAAGGGCGGCTGGTGCTGCACATCTGCGAAACGCCCATCAAGTGCCCGGTGGCGCCTCTGGAATTTGTGTACATGGCGGACTGGTATCTGCAGAAGCTGGGCGTGCGGCAGGATGTGGAAATAGAACTGGTCACGCCCCTTACCGGCGCGTTCACCAAGCCGGTGGCCAACAACATCCTGGGGGCGCTCTGCGCCAAAAAGGGCATCAAGGTCACCACCAACTGGAGCGTGGACAGCGTGGACGCGGGCCGCGCCGTGATCACGTCGGTGACGGGCGATGAAATTCCTTACGACCTGCTGGTGTCCATTCCGCCCAACCTGGGGCAGCCTTTCCTGGTCGAATCCGGCCTTGCCGACGTCACCGGCTATATTGATACGGACAAGGAGCTGCTCAAAGCGAAAAAGTTTGAAAACATGTACGTCATCGGCGACGCCACCAATGTTCCGGCCTCCAAGGCCGGTTCCGTCGCCCACTTTGAGGCCGACGTCATTGCTCAGAACCTGATGGCGGATATCGAAGGCACGGACAACTACTACCGCTTTGACGGGCACACCAACTGTTTTATCGTTACGGGCTTTGAAAAAGCCTCGCTCATAGACTTCAGCTATGCCGTGGAGCCCTTGCCGGGCATGTTCCCCCTGCCGGGGGTGGGTCCCTTTGAGCTCTTGGGCGAAAGCCACATCAATTACTGGGGCAAGCTCATGTTCAAATGGGTGTACTACAACCTCATGATGAAGGGGCACGAACTGCCGTTTGAACCCAACATGTATCTTGCAGGGAAAGACACCTCCTTGCTGCGCAGCAAGTAGCCCGGAGGCGTCGTATGGCATCTGAAGACAAAATTCTGGAGCGTCTTGACGCTATTGAAAACAGGCTGGCGGCCCTGCAGGAACGCGGCGAAAACAGCCGCGCCCTTCTGGAACAGGCCGCGCCCATAGGCAACCACGCCTTCCGCCTGCTGGTTACGGAGCTGGAGTGTCTTAACGGCCGGGTTTCGCTGGACGACATCCTGGATCTGTGCCGCAAGGGGCTGCTCACCGTGCCCCGGCTCATCTGGCTGCTGGACCAGCTGGAGAACCTCACCGACCTCTGGCGCATTCTGCATCCTGCCATGGGGCCGACCTTTCCGCATCTTATTGAAAAAATGGATGCATGGGACAAGAGCGGCCTGTTCGCCAACCTCGCCGCCTTCAAAACTGCGGGGGGGAACTGGCTGGCGGCCCAGAGCCCTGAAGATATTGCCAGGCTGGGAGAAAGCCTTGTCTTTCTGACCAGTCAGCTGCAAAAACTGGCCGAACCCGCCCTGCAGGCCCGCATCACGGCCTTGCTGGAGGCGGTGGCGTCTTATGATCCCGCCCAGGCCCGACCCACGGGCTTGCTGGGACTTCTGGCGGTTCTGCGCAGCGCCGAAGGCCGACAGTCTTTGGGATTTTTGGCAGAACTGCTGAAAACGCTGGGCAAAACCGCACCGCCGCAGGGAGCAGCCTCTTAGGGCCTTGCAACTTTGCAATGGCTCTGAAATCGGGACGGGCCGCGCCTGCGGCCGTGGTCGTGATGCCAAGGGCGCGGGTCCGTCCCTTTTTCCCTGTCGCACAAAGTCATCTGCCTTGCCAGGTTCGGGC
The sequence above is a segment of the Desulfovibrio legallii genome. Coding sequences within it:
- a CDS encoding glycosyltransferase, with amino-acid sequence MRVLLLAPQNAPPPTLEEQRLWAELGSPRRTARLEEDHALALALHMRDGGPLAPMLACRQGSALHRRAMTLNLPVLPLPGVHPANPLTLFRLWRWQRRHARLLVQTVGEEALALGHCLLRLRPCGSTLLAHAFLLRPPLDGKNPALHAAHKIFCGSGHVRARLTAAADPGEQGGRADPSAPRLPGPRQVLLAPGMALEAEEHPLAREDSPAGARCVFGLGEALAPRSGAQIVTRAMAAIWQREDLPPWEVRALGGGPRYQELLDEALTLGVAARLCLLNDQPPALALPACRVWIAPGTSPEELPETLWSGMAAGLPNICTRTPLHRERLDAAALQPDGPCPAQRTAVPPPDLCMEENGPALWVPPDDPQALAKAMIAMMTDAPLRRRLAERSAALRPLVGLNAFAARACRCYTIWGRELGWIAPEAAPAGQS
- a CDS encoding DUF1611 domain-containing protein, producing MSAPALVAPPGCVVAGTGSASGKTTCTLALLCALRARGLTARAAKTGPDFIDVAFHAALTGQPAANLDTWMCRAARPTARATPGRQLPAGLRRLYARLCAPDAAGRPPDLIVVEGAMGLFDGGHRGAGSTALLAARLGLPVLLCLHAGGLGQSAAAVAEGFLRHRPAWAAHEAPLAFLGLICTHVGSPRHADLLRTALAPLRKDLPLLGLLPRQGAPDLRSRHLGLVEAREALPFMDRAGLARWMEENCRLDQLLRRLGLAVGRAAPADLPAGSAARLTACHALSLTPSLPPDPAVNPARALSANLTDIPTGTLTAKQTATASPLPPAKPAAGSPADRATAPVAAAAPATRFFAAARAVPPDLAPPPAATSCAPNPAAAASADALLPPPAAPARARRPSRRSRRRPVVGMAWDAAFSFCYADLPALWQELGAQVAVFSPLRDSAPPPYCAGLYFPGGYPELHAAALAANTSFRTALTRLADAGLPIYGECGGYIYLMRSLHLSGQDYPMSGLLPQTCTLTDRRAALGYRAALALPDWPAPTQTAAPLWTRGHEYHYAQEDGPLPAACRPLWRLYDSAGGLLREEGCRLGSVAGSWLHCYPEGSRRFWRTWLRALPPI
- a CDS encoding precorrin-8X methylmutase, encoding MPPIAPAPSHGPAPAPTAAPSAIVLDPAHTPATIEARSFAVIDAEIPEPRPFSGPLWQVARRCVHTLGDTEIVPDLRLSAQGLRNGLDALLRGCTVFTDTRMAAAGLPLRRLTPLGVSVTPIMSLPGLDQLAKTRDTTRTRAGLELLAPRMGGQIVAIGNAPTALLGLLDALAAGAPVPALIIGMPVGFVNAAQSKALLHQSPWPHFTLLGRKGGSALAATCVNALAELALAERKT
- a CDS encoding DUF2333 family protein, which encodes MKLPELPAVLKLQVVLKTLAVQACLLVGVLLVAWGLQRAYSFVDRTTFPQAMNVPAAAADLPDTEKGKILLDSISNQMRRELDSTFGWSFNDIIFNRFILDNRAYRQYGVYHATKFLLDLYSSQIAKLGSSDRESEFLYKARINSFAIDPRSFMFPSAEGSYKKGLKLLEDYKTSLDKGTGVYNCRTDDLYASFVTMTGENMLGYAQGLLENAQSLPFYELDNRIYEVQGIVLVLRDFVNALYQLYPEIKAKNNEENMAAAMTYMDRIATYDPLYITSTFNSGELILSYLLFTKARLEDIRDSIRM
- a CDS encoding aspartate-semialdehyde dehydrogenase; protein product: MSKKLTVAVVGATGAVGREMLKTLHDRDFPATEVRAFASARSEGVKVPYGERELTVHELKEDVFDGVDMAIFSAGGATSQKFAPHAAHAGCVVVDNSAAWRMDERCPLVVPEVNPQALDAHQGIIANPNCSTIQMLVVLKPLHDAGKIRRVVVSTYQAVSGTGQKGMEELERQVRDLFNSRDPENKVYPYRIAFNVLPHIDVFLDNDYTKEEMKMVNETVKIFDDPTIKVTATCARVPVFYCHAESVNIETEKKITPKEARVMLSQAPGVRVFDNPRELMYPMPAYCVGEDATYVGRIREDESIANGLNLWIVADNVRKGAALNAVQIGEELLRRDLVRVRDKNVFLR
- a CDS encoding ATP-binding protein, producing the protein MKCKICKAEAAVALRSHNAAFCPACYKEFFARQVTRGIEGQNLFSHEERVLVALSGGKDSLALMLELSRQGYNVTGLHIDLGIPGSSAAARGVTERFCAKHGLRLMVKEMVTEGLAIPLVKARLHRPICSACGKIKRYFFNKIAMEDGYDALATGHNLDDEVARLFSNTLRWDTAYLSDQGPRLDSENGFVRKVKPLWRLTEFETANYAFLMGIENHYAPCPYSPGASFSVLKGLLQQLEAAMPGRKLDYYQGFLARGRPVFARREAEQGQALRPCPQCGYPTSSGDLCGVCRIRAALRDTDADRTDLPENRVEGAA
- a CDS encoding RsmB/NOP family class I SAM-dependent RNA methyltransferase; the protein is MRSMSNAARSFRLVCPPSATPLVEALLRAQGYVFAPEPFSPFCRRLLAEPRPLGSSLAAFFGYIYIQDRSSMLPPLALNPAPGAAVLDMCASPGSKTGFLAQLTGPTGFVLGNEPTPARLGTLRANLHQMNLLHAATCAYSGDALPLRPQSWRAILLDPPCSGWGTAAKHPQVLRLWRGDKIDNLTALQRRLLRQAARLLAQGGRLVYSTCTTNTAENEAQVHFAEEELGLVRVPLPPFPGFVWEEQPGGEGTLRVDGERSGAQGFYVALLEKPGTVTGPLRDVAAPDAAVASSGEFSAPPDAGPRGGRAPRRHGNRAAGQPLGQELPRTALDGPAGTGARLPPGAAVVFGDHVRFVPEQAPALLPPELVWQGGLLGRRQGSGLDPAPRLRALLPERPEPRASLVLDTPEEVTALLSGQSRQTGLGGRWAALWWRDLPLGLVALKQGRAVAGFR
- a CDS encoding chemotaxis protein, which codes for MAQTNILLETGTNELEIVEFFVNQDGYEAHYGLNVAKVVEIGRRQPVTAMPEMRHKALLGAFLHRNGRIVPLIDMAQFLGSGPITNEDAKVIVTEFNKVCTGFLVSGVNRIYRLSWTDVEAPGQFLQNMSRSSITGVVRLEERVIFLLDLEAIVAELHPAMALRFDGAGLTEKDGKTYRILHVDDSSSIRSLLLDLLNKEGRFVVEQRVNGQEAWNYLQELRDRCQQENRPIFDFVQGVITDIEMPAMDGLALCKHIKEDPVLRQLPVAIFSSMINESLSRKCAVVGADAQYTKPDLKALSVKLHELISRLLATARA